Proteins encoded in a region of the Ziziphus jujuba cultivar Dongzao chromosome 3, ASM3175591v1 genome:
- the LOC107421963 gene encoding myosin-1: protein MSQKVSVPPSLQLMKSLPGDFRMMGAQASSDPFGKSGEGDLGSSEIFSSSIPGNGVVGAEAVERVEDSGGNMNEVNEDSPYGVNMVSVEDRPSVSNEDLDSVALPSPSVSASSSEHRWGDTTSYAVKKKLQFWFLLPNGNWELGKILSTSGAESVIALPNDKVLKVKTETLVPANPDILDGVDDLMQLSYLNEPSVLYNLQYRYNQDMIYTKAGPVLVAVNPFKKVPLYGDEYIEAYKRKTIESPHVYAITDTAIREMIRDEVNQSIIISGESGAGKTETAKIAMQYLAYLGGGSGIEYEILKTNPILEAFGNAKTLRNDNSSRFGKLIEIHFSETGKISGAKIQTFLLEKSRVVQCTEGERSYHIFYQLCAGASPALRKTLNLKSASEYKYLSQSDCYSIAGVNDAEQFCVVMEALDVVHIGKEDQHSVFAMLAAVLWLGNVSFIVIDNEDHVEPVEDEGLFNVANLIGCDVEELKKALSTRKMKVGNDNIVQKLKHSQAIDTRDALAKSIYACLFEWLVEQINKSLAVGKRRTGRAISILDIYGFESFDRNSFEQFCINYANERLQQHFNRHLFKLEQEEYIQDGIDWAKVEFEDNQDCLTLFEKKPLGLLSLLDEESTFPNGTDLTFANKLKQHLNSNSSFKGERDKAFTVSHYAGEVTYDTTGFLEKNRDLLHLDSIQLLSSCSCHLPQIFASNMLAQSEKPVVGPLYKSGGADSQKLSVATKFKGQLFQLMQRLESTTPHFIRCVKPNNLQSPRLYEQGLVLQQLRCCGVLEVVRISRSGFPTRMSHQKFARRYGFLLLENVASQDPLSVSVAILHQFNILPEMYQVGYTKLFFRTGQIGVLEDTRNRTLHGILRVQSCFRGHRARCYLKECKKGIATLQSFVRGDKARREYEVLLQRHRAAIVIQKKIKNTIARKNLKKITDASIVIQSVIRGWLVRRCSGDIGLLKLCDKKANESDEVLVKASFLAELQRRVLKAEAALREKEEENDILHQRLQQYESRWSEYELKMKSMEEVWQKQMRSLQSSLSIAKKSLAIDDSERNSDASVNASDDRDYSWDTASNHKGQESNGLRPMSAGLSVISRLTEEFEQRSQVFGDDAKFLVEVKSGQVEASLDPDKELRRLKQMFEGWKKDYSARLRETKLILHKLGSEEGAIDRVKKKWWGRRNSTRIN, encoded by the exons ATGTCCCAGAAAGTTTCGGTCCCGCCTTCCCTCCAGTTGATGAAATCATTGCCTGGTGATTTTAGGATGATGGGTGCACAGGCCTCCTCTGATCCCTTTGGAAAATCCGGTGAAGGAGATTTGGGAAGCAGTGAAATCTTCTCATCGAGTATTCCTGGAAATGGTGTTGTAGGAGCTGAGGCCGTTGAAAGAGTTGAAGATAGTGGTGGCAACATGAACGAGGTTAACGAGGATTCGCCTTATGGTGTAAATATGGTTTCTGTTGAAGATAGGCCATCAGTAAGTAATGAAGACTTGGATTCTGTGGCTCTGCCTTCACCTTCGGTATCTGCATCTAGCAGTGAACATAGGTGGGGAGACACCACTTCTTATGCTGTAAAGAAG AAGCTTCagttttggtttcttcttccaAACGGGAATTGGGAGTTGGGGAAGATATTATCAACCTCGGGGGCTGAATCTGTTATTGCACTGCCAAATGATAAA gttttaaaGGTAAAAACAGAAACTTTGGTTCCGGCAAATCCTGATATCCTTGATGGAGTTGATGATCTCATGCAACTAAGTTACCTAAATGAGCCATCAGTTTTGTACAATCTTCAATATAGATACAATCAAGATATGATCTAT ACAAAAGCAGGGCCAGTATTGGTTGCAGTCAATCCTTTCAAGAAAGTTCCCTTATATGGAGATGAATATATAGAGGCCTATAAGCGCAAGACAATTGAAAGTCCACATGTGTATGCCATTACTGACACAGCCATCCGGGAAATGATAAGGG ATGAAGTAAATCAATCAATCATCATAAG TGGTGAAAGTGGAGCAGGAAAAACTGAAACAGCAAAGATAGCAATGCAATATTTGGCCTACCTTGGAGGTGGAAGTGGAATAGAGTATGAAATATTGAAAACTAATCCGATCTTAGAAGCCTTTGGTAATGCAAAAACATTGAGAAATGACAACTCAAGTCGTTTT GGGAAATTGATTGAAATCCACTTCAGCGAAACTGGAAAAATATCTGGGGCCAAAATTCAAACTT TTTTGCTTGAAAAG TCGAGAGTGGTCCAATGCACAGAGGGAGAAAGGtcatatcatatattttatcaGCTGTGTGCTGGGGCTTCACCTGCACTTAGAA AGACGCTGAATTTGAAGAGTGCAAGCGAGTACAAGTATCTGAGTCAAAGCGATTGTTATTCGATTGCGGGGGTTAATGATGCTGAACAATTTTGTGTAGTAATG GAAGCTCTTGATGTTGTCCATATTGGCAAAGAAGATCAACATAGTGTATTTGCAATGTTAGCTGCAGTGTTGTGGCTGGGAAATGTCTCTTTTATTGTGATAGATAATGAAGACCATGTTGAACCTGTGGAAGATGAAG GTCTattcaatgttgctaatttgaTTGGATGTGATGTTGAGGAGCTTAAGAAAGCATTATCAACTCGTAAAATGAAAGTTGGAAATGATAATATTGTCCAGAAGCTGAAACATTCACAG gcAATTGATACAAGAGATGCTCTGGCAAAGTCAATATATGCCTGTCTGTTTGAATGGCTGGTTGAACAAATTAATAAGTCACTTGCAGTAGGCAAACGGCGGACAGGAAGAGCCATTAGTATTCTTGATATCTATGGCTTTGAATCATTTGAT AGGAATAGTTTTGAACAGTTCTGCATTAATTATGCAAATGAGAGATTGCAGCAACACTTCAATCGCCATCTATTCAAGTTAGAGCAAGAG GAATATATCCAAGATGGGATTGACTGGGCAAAAGTTGAGTTTGAAGACAACCAAGACTGTCTCACACTTTTTGAAAAG AAACCGTTGGGATTATTGTCCCTATTAGATGAGGAGTCCACTTTCCCAAATGGCACGGATTTGACTTTTGCCAATAAGCTTAAGCAGCATCTTAATTCTAATTCTAGTTTCAAAGGAGAACGGGACAAAGCTTTTACTGTCTCTCATTATGCCGGGGAG GTTACATATGACACAACTGGATTTTTGGAGAAGAACAGGGACTTGTTGCATTTGGATTCAATTCAACTTCTTTCTTCATGCTCATGCCACCTTCCTCAAATATTTGCTTCCAATATGCTTGCACAATCGGAGAAGCCTGTTGTTGGGCCCTTGTATAAATCAGGTGGAGCAGATTCCCAGAAGCTAAGTGTTGCAACGAAATTTAAG GGCCAATTGTTCCAATTGATGCAACGTCTAGAGAGCACCACACCTCATTTCATACGTTGCGTCAAGCCAAACAATCTTCAATCTCCTAGATTATATGAGCAAGGACTTGTACTTCAGCAGCTTAGATGTTGTGGAGTTCTAGAAGTGGTTCGAATATCAAGATCTGGTTTTCCAACTAGAATGTCACACCAGAAGTTTGCAAGAAG GTATGGTTTTCTTCTGTTGGAGAATGTTGCATCTCAGGATCCACTTAGTGTTTCTGTCGCAATTCTTCATCAGTTCAATATATTACCTGAGATGTATCAAGTTGGCTACACAAAACTGTTTTTCCGGACTGGGCAG ATTGGGGTGCTTGAGGACACAAGAAATCGAACCCTTCATGGTATTTTGCGTGTCCAAAGTTGCTTTAGAGGACACCGAGCTCGCTGCTATCTGAAGGAGTGTAAGAAAGGAATAGCCACACTGCAGTCAT TTGTTCGGGGAGACAAAGCCAGAAGGGAATATGAAGTTTTACTACAGAGGCACAGAGCTGCAATCGTCATAcaaaagaagattaaaaacaCAATTGCTAGGaagaatttgaagaaaattacTGATGCATCAATTGTGATACAATCAg TCATTCGAGGCTGGTTGGTCAGGAGGTGCTCTGGAGATATTGGACTATTGAAACTTTGTGATAAAAAG GCTAATGAGTCAGATGAAGTGCTTGTGAAGGCATCTTTTCTTGCTGAACTACAGCGGCGTGTCCTCAAGGCTGAAGCTGCTTTgagggagaaggaagaagagaaTGACATCCTCCACCAACGTCTCCAACAATACGAGAGCCGTTGGTCTGAGTATGAGCtcaaaatgaaatccatggaagAAGTTTGGCAAAAACAAATGAGATCCCTACAGTCGAGTCTCTCTATTGCTAAGAAGAGCCTAGCCATTGATGATTCAGAGAGAAATTCTGATGCATCAGTGAATGCTAGCGATGATCGAGACTACAGCTGGGATACAGCAAGCAATCATAAAGGCCAAGAGAGCAATGGACTGAGGCCAATGAGTGCAGGTTTAAGTGTAATAAGTCGGTTGACTGAAGAGTTTGAGCAGAGGAGTCAAGTATTTGGTGATGATGCCAAGTTCTTGGTGGAGGTTAAATCTGGTCAAGTTGAAGCGAGTCTAGATCCAGACAAAGAGCTTAGAAGGTTGAAGCAAATGTTTGAAGGATGGAAGAAGGATTACAGTGCAAGACTGCGGGAGACAAAGTTGATTTTGCACAAGCTTGGAAGTGAAGAAGGTGCTATCGACCGGGTAAAAAAGAAGTGGTGGGGAAGGAGGAACAGCACAAGGATAAATTGA